The genomic window CACACTTCCTTCCATTCCCAATTTGGGTTGCCGAAAGTGTTGAGGAGGGATCGGCGGAAATTCGATGCGTTTGCGACATAGGTCATCTCATCCAGCTCATTTGGCAGAGAGATGGGCACAAGGTCTCGCAGTCGGCAGAAGTCAATCTGGGTGAAGccctttgccttggccagcagccgAAGGTTCTCACCATATGACCAGACATCCTTATCAGGGACACCAAGAAGATCTACGTTGATCAGCCTCGAGACACAACATACAAATGCAAAGATCGGCCGCAGGATAGAACTCACCATTGTATACAAGACCGTCCGAGATGATGGTGAGTTTAGCCCCAGGGGGGTATATGTCTGTAATGGCTTGGCATAATCCGTTAAGGTGGCTTAAAGCAAGTTCTTCTGCCCTGTCGGGATTCTTGCCGAGAACCTTTGCTGATCTGTTTGGAGACTTGAAGGGGAAGGCTGGAAGGCACATTGGGACAGCCTTGCCAGCTTTGATGTGGCTGTAAATGACGGCCAGAAACTTCAAGCCGCCTTCGCCTGCTCCAACTGGATCATCTTTTGACTTTTGCAAACGATATCGGTCGATTACACCCAGAATTCTTGATGCGGTGTCGAGAGCGGATGCATCTACCAAGTGTGGGAAGTCGTCAATGTTGAGGCTTCGAGGACTCTTGGTTCCCTTGGCCTCCGCAGAGGCGGCTTCAAGCGCTGGTGATACGGCACTGGGCATGGTATAAGAGAAAGAAGGAGCAGATAGATGGTGAGAGGATATAGGACTTGTTGGGATGATGTTGAAGGATGGAATGAAGAGGTTGAGATGCAGGATTGAGTGCAGGATGAGCGCCGTTTATGAGTTCGAAGGATCGCATACTAACCTCCCGTTGTCTGATGCCTCTTGACTGCATCCACCACATGGGGTATGGCATGGTGGGCTGCCATCAGCAGTGTTTCGTCAGCAACAGAGAGAGAGCTCTTGACTGACTTGCAAATTTACGGGTCTTGTGCACCGAAAACAAATAGGGGTGAAGACTCAAGAGTACGGAGCATTGCCTTGAGCATACATATTGAGCAAGGGTGCAGGGGTCAGGTCTAACAGCTACGTGATTCGTGGTGATGGCTACGAATAGCGCTGTAGGTGGTATAGGCTCAATGCCGATTCCAGCTTTGATCATTGCCGGTACCAGTTTTACCAGTTGCTAACAGTTCCACACAGAAATGAAGGGCGTAAGACTGACCCCAACCGACTCTCCGCAGAGGGGCGTTGAAACAGGGACCAGCAGGTAAATGACACGCCAGAGCAGCACTCCATCACACTACTCACGATTGATTACTCGGCGTCGTGAGGAACTTATGGGTCAGTGATCAGGATAGAGTGGCCAGGTCCATCATGTCACTATGTGGATATCTAGGAAATCGACTTGGCGGGATTCATGGATTGCTTGATCATCAGTTCCATCGCGGGAAGGGCCATGGGACGAGACCACATGAAGGACACGAACGACACGAACGACACCAGCCTCGAGCATTCAGCCCTAACCAGCACCTTGTATCTAGGAAGAGGCGCCAAGAGGATGGGATGAAGCCCTTGGGGAGTTTCCATTACTTCGGTTAAGGTCCAGCTGCATAGCTAGTCTGTGCCTACGCCTGAGGACTTGCCTTTTCAGGGTGATGGACCGAATCGGCTGGCTCAAAGCAACCATGACACCGTGTATGATTACGTCTTTGCGCCAACGACGGCTGTCTCTGGGATGCAGGATTCGAAAATCCTTCTAGTCTAGGAGCTTGATTTGGCGAAACCGAGCGCTAGAACGGATGACAGGCGCTGGTGGTGTAACATCGGCCCTCCAGGGTCCATGACATTCAATGGTTCGACAATCTTTGGACAACGAAGCGCGCCGGCTTCTTCATTTCGGTGGATGTGGGATTTTTCCGCCATCGATGAGCCGACATGACAGCATCTCCGCGCCGGGCTGCGTGTCCTGCTATGCGCCGGGCATACACTGTACATAGAGTATTTGTGCAATGACATGCCGCCAAGCGGCACAGCACGGCGCGCGACGGGAAAGATGAAACTGTCGTGGCTTGGGAGGCGGCTTTAATCTACCTGGTCCGGTCGACTTACTCGTGCCCGGGGGGGCCCACTGTTGAAGCCTCGACGTTACGCAACTTTATTCCCAGGAAGCTTGGATATAGAGTGTGCTACTCGTTGCTTGGCGAGATCACCGAGTGGGATGGCAGTAAGGAGTGCCGATTATCAGAGCCGCGCGCGGTGGGGTTTGCTGATTCCACTGGGCACCGGGCATGGGCTTGATGTGGATGGAAGACATCCTGGTTGTCtgacaacatttgaaccctGCCACTAGTCGACGCTTGACTAGTTGCTGTAAGTACAGCCTGTCGCGCAACTTTGTCGAATAATGACCAGTCTCAGAAGCCGGGCCCGCCGAAGCTCAGTACGATGCAATATGAATCGTCTACTGTCCATTCAAAGCTCCTATTATGAGATGAGACCGGGCTGGGGCCACAGGGATGAAAGCTGGAACTGCTTGCCGCTGCTCTTCGGCGTGTTTCACTGAGCGACTCATGAATGGTCATAGCCGCAGCTGTTAATCCTTATGCATACAAATTTTCCGAATCATATCATATGATTTCATTAGTCAGGGACCGCCGCTCGCCTCGATAGATTAATGTAAATGTACACATCTGCTCCTACTCAACCAGCATCTCCTTCAAGACTTATTGACTTTTTATTTTGATAAGACTCggcgaaaaaagaaaaaagaaaaagacaagacaaaagacaagacaaaggacaagacaagacagaCAAAAATGCACGCCAACGGAGACATGTCAGCCAAAGTTGCAACCACAGATGTGTGCATCATTGGCGGTACGTTGTCCAACCCTCCTTTCAACATGTTTACTCTGTCCCGAAAGCATAAACAACTCGAAGACTAACACATCATAGGCGGGCCAACTGGCCTCTTCACCGGCCTTTTGCTCCACCGCCTTGGCGTTTCTGTCTGCATCATAGGTATGATTCCTTGACATGAAAAACCACTTGCATAAGTCTCTAATCCCGCTCTGCAGATGGAAAGCCCAGCACTCTTGAGCTGGGAAGAGCTGATGCACTCAATGCGCGAACTCAGCAGTACCTAGAAGTAGCCAAGCTCCTGGATGAGCTCCTACCTATCGGTCTGAAATGCAACAGTGAGCCGCTTCGTCCCGCCCCTATAGTCGCTTGCGTCAAACTTGACCCCTTGCTTACCTGTGCCCGCAGCCAGCTCTACTTTTGCGGATGGAGAGTTCAAGTCGCGCCAGAACACATGGTGGGTTGGCCTTGAGAACACGCTGCACAGGAATTTCCTCATGGTTGGGCAGCCAGTCGTGGAAAAGCTCATTGCCAGCAAGCTTGGCGAGGGCCTCGTGCGTTTCGGGGAACAAGTCGTGTCCGTgaccgaggacgacgagggcgttgaAACCGTGACGGACTCCGGTTTCAGGGTTCGCAGCAAGTACGCCGTAGGCTCTGACGGCGCAAGGTCCATGGTTCGCCAAGCAATCGGAGCCACGTTTACTGGAACAAAGCCTGAAATGCTGTGGGCGGTCTTGGATACCTTTATTGACACCGACTTTCCTCTCTGCCCAGAGATCATCACCTTTCAGCTGAATGGACAGTCTCGCGTCTCGTGGATTCCCAGAGAGCGCGGCATGTGCCGATTTTACGTGCTCCTGGACGGAGAGGTGACGCAGGCACGAGCTGAAGAGTCGATTGTAGAGCACATGGCTCCCCATAGGGTCGAGTTCAAGAAGACCGAGTGGTACAGCACCTTTGACGGTACGTCTCGAATGTTTATCCACCTGCTAAATGTTTTTCCGCGTCTGCCCGAGTCGTAAAGATGGCGGGATACTTACTAACGGCCCACGCAGTCAAGGAGAGAATTGCGTCAACCTTTATCTCCAAAGATGGGTCCGGCCGTATCATTCTCGCAGGTGATGCGGCCCATGTTCACTCAGTGAACGGCGGCCAGGGGCTCAACACGGGCATGTCGGATGCCTTCAATCTTGCTTGGCGTCTGGCACAGGTCGTAAAGGACCAGAACCTTCAGCCAGGGGCCGCGCAGAAAATCATCGGGAGCTACGACACCGAGAGGCGAAGCACGGCGCGAGATGTCATCGACGTTGCCGCGGCTCTGGTCAGAGACACCGTCCACACCGCCAAGCAGTATGTTGGTACTATTGAGAAGAATGCAGGGTACATCACTGGTAAGCGAGAGCATGCACGACgaggcagaagaagacgagctAACATGGAGTGTGCGCGAACAAAGGCATGGGAGTAACCTATCGCGAGTCTGGCTCCCCTCTGGTGCAGGCCTCAGAGCACGGCATCTGGACGGCAGGCAACAGATGCCCCGATATGATCCTGAATAAGGCGGATGGGGCTGAGACCAGGCTCTACACAGAAACAACCTACGGCAAGTATTTGGTTTTGCACATTGGCGGAGCGCCAGCCCCCGACTTTGGTTTCAGCGACATTGTAACCCACTACACGATTCGCCCTGCGTCCGAGTCGGCGGCTGGGGGTGACGACTCGGGCAGGACTTACACGGCAGACTGGGCATCCAAGGACGATCCGTTTGTGGTAGTAGtcagaccagacatgtacCTTGGCTTTGTGGGTGGAAGTTCGGATGAGGCCAAGGCATATCTCACGGAGCTATACCTGTAACATGGGCTGGGGTTGTTCGGCTAGCAGTAGTGTAGTAGTAGAATTAGAAGCTCTCAGGGTTGATGGAATGAAATGATTGTTCGTATAGTATCTGCCGGCGTCAAAACATCGCTGCAAGTGTCATGCCATGGTAGTCGCACAGTACATGTACACAAAAAACGGTTGCCAAGCAATGACTTAGCAAGTT from Metarhizium brunneum chromosome 2, complete sequence includes these protein-coding regions:
- the fmpF gene encoding Aromatic hydroxylase fmpF codes for the protein MHANGDMSAKVATTDVCIIGGGPTGLFTGLLLHRLGVSVCIIDGKPSTLELGRADALNARTQQYLEVAKLLDELLPIGLKCNTSSTFADGEFKSRQNTWWVGLENTLHRNFLMVGQPVVEKLIASKLGEGLVRFGEQVVSVTEDDEGVETVTDSGFRVRSKYAVGSDGARSMVRQAIGATFTGTKPEMLWAVLDTFIDTDFPLCPEIITFQLNGQSRVSWIPRERGMCRFYVLLDGEVTQARAEESIVEHMAPHRVEFKKTEWYSTFDVKERIASTFISKDGSGRIILAGDAAHVHSVNGGQGLNTGMSDAFNLAWRLAQVVKDQNLQPGAAQKIIGSYDTERRSTARDVIDVAAALVRDTVHTAKQYVGTIEKNAGYITGMGVTYRESGSPLVQASEHGIWTAGNRCPDMILNKADGAETRLYTETTYGKYLVLHIGGAPAPDFGFSDIVTHYTIRPASESAAGGDDSGRTYTADWASKDDPFVVVVRPDMYLGFVGGSSDEAKAYLTELYL